The genomic region CTCTCTTCACCTTTTTGCCCGCTGCACGCAACCTATTTAATGTCTGTGTTTCTGTCCACAGGCCCCACAGTGTCGGGACTGCTGGTGAAGGGAGAGGTTGGTCAGAATGTCACCGTGCCCTGCTTTTACAGGGTTAAGACAGAATACGACATCACCTCAATGTGCTGGGGCCGGGACGCCTGCCCCGCTTCCAAATGTTCTCAACCCATTATCTGGACAGATGGGcggaaggtgacagagaggCATCACACGAAGTATGTGCTGAAAGGGGACCTGCTGAAGGGCAACGTGTCCCTCACCATCCTGAATGCCCAGGAAACAGACAGTGGGACGTACTGCTGCCGTGTGGAGATCCCAGGGTGGTTCAACGATGAGACAACCAACCTCCAGGTGGTGGTTGAGAGAGGTGAGTGCTGCTCAGTCTGGAGTTCGAAGCTTATGGAGGAAGTGATTTCTGTCATCATCTGTAAAATCAGTCTTTAGCATCTGGCAGACCTGCCGTTAGTTGGGTTAAAGCTAATCTGCCTTTGAGAATGTTGTAATCACTAGGATTGCAGTCACTGCAgtaataacagtaaaaaaagcaaagaacaaaggCAGTGGTGCTTTGTTTAATGGTATGCAGTGCTACTGAGTTTCCTTGGAAGTACTATTTATTGAAATGAAGAATGAGGGCACTGTAGGGTATCTGAAGTGCCATACTTGCAGCTTTATCACAAAGACAGTGCTTCATCTTTTTCTGCTGGGTTCCAGGGTAAAGCCCAGGGATACACAACTAGCATGGACAACTTTTCTTTAAGGAAACTCTTCTTTTGATTTTAGTTCTTCTCTACTTGTAAAAAATATGATAAAGTATGGAACAGTTGTCTCACAGACATGTG from Gallus gallus isolate bGalGal1 chromosome 13, bGalGal1.mat.broiler.GRCg7b, whole genome shotgun sequence harbors:
- the HAVCR1 gene encoding hepatitis A virus cellular receptor 2 isoform X6, which encodes MSSHFFLDWILLIWLTGPTVSGLLVKGEVGQNVTVPCFYRVKTEYDITSMCWGRDACPASKCSQPIIWTDGRKVTERHHTKYVLKGDLLKGNVSLTILNAQETDSGTYCCRVEIPGWFNDETTNLQVVVERAPGSASEESFTVSTWPPVSVSEAPETASGSYSSTSDYPEVTSSLQNSSISTHSQQYSEKTVYLRTGLCVAFLVILVVGLFLGRRKYFSEVVIQVWVG